A part of Methanomassiliicoccales archaeon genomic DNA contains:
- a CDS encoding ABC transporter permease, with protein sequence MIKRIIIDIKATMRMFIRNKGAVFWTFAFPVLLILIFGAIFSGAGDATYTLYVQDLDDGIVSDQFIEALESTGVLKIKMIDINVNATSYINDNSVTSFLIIPEDFSERVTASDQSAYVELRQDQTAQSSNIVRSIVGAVVNDFNLKLSNGREFIVVEDAAIVQEDLNFIDYFLPGIIGLTVMTNCVFYMQGVQSRYYSTGIFRKLSTTPFTRLEWLVSRAIWQMVLMFMSVGLIIVVGMVFFDVRLTITVEAVLMIITGSMLFTGLGMMISRFSKDEESANAAASAITFPMMFLSGSFFALESMPGYLQIIAKVIPLTYLNNGLRDTMIYGNAESALFNLAILTVIAVVFMGIGSYISRWTED encoded by the coding sequence ATGATCAAGAGGATAATCATCGACATAAAGGCGACCATGAGGATGTTCATCAGGAACAAGGGGGCGGTCTTTTGGACTTTTGCATTCCCTGTTCTTCTTATACTCATCTTCGGGGCGATATTCAGTGGAGCGGGCGATGCGACATATACCCTCTATGTGCAGGACCTTGATGATGGCATCGTCTCAGATCAATTCATAGAAGCGCTCGAATCAACCGGGGTCCTAAAGATAAAAATGATCGATATCAATGTGAACGCGACCTCCTACATCAATGATAACTCGGTCACTAGCTTCCTCATCATTCCAGAGGATTTCTCAGAACGAGTGACGGCCTCTGACCAGTCAGCATATGTTGAGCTCAGGCAGGACCAGACGGCACAATCATCCAACATCGTCCGGAGCATAGTAGGGGCGGTGGTCAATGATTTCAACCTTAAGCTATCCAATGGAAGGGAATTCATCGTCGTTGAGGATGCTGCCATAGTGCAGGAAGATCTGAACTTCATCGATTACTTCCTGCCTGGAATAATCGGCCTGACGGTCATGACGAACTGTGTGTTCTACATGCAGGGGGTACAGAGCAGATATTATTCGACAGGCATCTTCCGGAAACTTTCAACGACGCCCTTCACAAGGTTGGAATGGTTGGTCTCCAGGGCCATTTGGCAGATGGTGTTGATGTTCATGTCGGTGGGCTTGATCATAGTGGTCGGCATGGTATTCTTTGATGTCAGATTGACGATCACGGTCGAAGCGGTGCTCATGATAATCACAGGATCGATGCTCTTCACTGGCCTTGGAATGATGATCTCGAGGTTCTCGAAGGATGAGGAGTCGGCGAATGCAGCGGCTAGCGCTATAACGTTTCCGATGATGTTCCTATCAGGTTCCTTCTTTGCCTTGGAATCGATGCCTGGCTATCTGCAGATCATCGCCAAGGTGATACCGTTGACATATCTCAACAACGGCCTTAGGGACACGATGATCTATGGCAATGCCGAGTCTGCGTTGTTCAACCTGGCCATATTGACGGTCATTGCCGTGGTCTTCATGGGGATAGGTTCTTACATATCGAGGTGGACAGAAGACTGA
- a CDS encoding thioredoxin family protein, with the protein MNDGPVKIEVFAVLCAKCKRMELVVHAASEELPDIDVEIVKNQDLISLRERGVMANPALIIDGEIVAQGTVPSVEETKRLIIKAHEKRMKRGRSD; encoded by the coding sequence ATGAACGATGGCCCTGTAAAGATCGAGGTATTCGCCGTACTCTGCGCAAAATGCAAAAGGATGGAGCTGGTCGTCCATGCGGCCTCCGAAGAGCTTCCAGATATCGATGTGGAGATTGTGAAGAACCAGGACCTTATATCATTGAGAGAAAGGGGGGTCATGGCGAACCCTGCGCTTATAATAGATGGCGAGATCGTAGCCCAAGGAACGGTCCCATCAGTGGAGGAGACAAAAAGGTTGATAATCAAGGCGCATGAGAAAAGGATGAAAAGGGGAAGGTCAGATTGA
- a CDS encoding methyltransferase domain-containing protein produces the protein MSHLNLRAGDNILIVGVGTGEDLLFIGPDIHIVGVDITPSMIKRAKRKIHRATLDLAIMDAENLAFRDGSFDAVVLSLVVTVVNRPKVALDEAVRVVRPGGQVIIFDKFLKGGRLGISRRMLNAGLEILATKINVRAEEIIDTSKVEILMDKPIMMRGNIRSILLRKKPSPSDPGT, from the coding sequence TTGTCGCACCTAAACTTAAGAGCGGGCGATAATATACTTATTGTCGGAGTAGGCACTGGGGAAGACCTATTATTCATAGGGCCAGATATTCATATTGTCGGTGTCGATATCACACCATCCATGATCAAAAGGGCAAAAAGAAAGATTCACAGGGCAACATTGGACCTGGCCATCATGGACGCGGAAAATTTAGCCTTCAGGGACGGCTCCTTTGACGCCGTCGTCCTGTCTCTTGTCGTGACGGTGGTAAATAGGCCAAAGGTGGCCTTGGACGAGGCGGTGAGGGTCGTGAGGCCCGGAGGTCAGGTGATCATTTTCGACAAATTTCTCAAGGGAGGGCGTCTAGGCATATCAAGGAGAATGTTGAATGCTGGATTAGAGATCCTTGCCACCAAAATAAATGTCCGGGCCGAGGAGATCATTGACACCTCGAAAGTCGAGATATTGATGGACAAACCAATTATGATGAGAGGTAACATCCGCTCGATCCTCCTTAGAAAAAAACCTTCACCATCTGATCCGGGGACCTAG
- a CDS encoding zinc-ribbon domain-containing protein: protein MVSCKACGREVSQDMMFCPYCGKKRAVDQFGRIVEERPERRLGLIPYVHGEGRLAGVWTIIVTDARLIFCKALPTDEISPVRPKSAGLAIMARRDADSGCGVTYALRYHDMSIDDAMAESEANFQIDIKDISSAVLGQKQEGEYHVLLHTGSGPFEFSMPLQHDHRDMLRSVLGPRIRW, encoded by the coding sequence ATGGTAAGCTGCAAGGCCTGCGGAAGGGAGGTCTCACAGGATATGATGTTCTGCCCTTATTGCGGGAAGAAAAGGGCAGTGGACCAGTTCGGAAGAATAGTTGAAGAAAGGCCGGAGAGGAGATTGGGCCTCATTCCCTACGTCCACGGGGAGGGCCGCCTCGCAGGTGTCTGGACAATCATAGTGACCGATGCCAGATTGATATTCTGTAAGGCACTTCCCACCGACGAAATTTCTCCTGTCCGGCCAAAAAGCGCAGGGCTTGCGATAATGGCAAGGCGAGATGCCGACAGCGGATGTGGTGTCACATACGCGCTGAGATATCATGATATGAGCATCGATGACGCGATGGCCGAAAGCGAGGCCAACTTCCAGATCGATATCAAGGATATCAGCTCGGCGGTATTGGGCCAGAAACAAGAGGGTGAATATCATGTCCTACTTCATACAGGATCGGGGCCCTTCGAATTCTCCATGCCTTTACAACATGATCACAGGGACATGTTGAGATCGGTCCTAGGTCCCCGGATCAGATGGTGA
- a CDS encoding SagB/ThcOx family dehydrogenase — MSNDIGERFWRETKHRRGAMGERVLDWSSKPDTYKEYGPIEMIALEKVFLGKKTLDQCLMQRRSGRAFSREPCSMEEISYLLWASTGINRKEKGHEFRTAPSAGALYPIETYVCVNNVEGLEKGIYHYNIRAHGLELLYKGAAGGRVAASGLDQHMLEEAAFDILWSCLFERTRWKYGERAYRYVCIDVGHIAENLALACAAVGLSCCHVAAIYDDEANHILGLDGEKESVIYMSCVGRPR, encoded by the coding sequence TTGTCTAACGATATCGGAGAAAGGTTCTGGCGAGAGACGAAGCACAGAAGGGGGGCAATGGGCGAGCGGGTATTGGACTGGAGCTCAAAGCCTGATACATACAAGGAATATGGTCCAATAGAAATGATAGCCTTGGAGAAGGTCTTTCTCGGAAAAAAGACGTTGGACCAATGCCTGATGCAACGAAGGAGCGGTAGGGCGTTCTCTAGAGAACCTTGCTCAATGGAGGAGATCTCTTACTTGCTTTGGGCATCGACCGGGATCAACAGGAAAGAAAAAGGCCATGAGTTCAGGACCGCTCCCTCGGCGGGAGCGCTCTATCCCATTGAGACCTATGTTTGCGTGAACAATGTTGAGGGCCTCGAGAAAGGCATTTATCATTACAACATCAGGGCACATGGGCTGGAACTATTGTACAAAGGTGCTGCTGGGGGAAGGGTCGCGGCCTCAGGGCTGGACCAGCATATGCTTGAAGAGGCGGCCTTTGATATATTATGGTCTTGCCTTTTCGAAAGGACGAGATGGAAATACGGTGAACGGGCCTATAGGTACGTGTGCATCGATGTGGGCCATATAGCAGAGAACCTTGCCCTTGCTTGTGCCGCGGTGGGCCTGTCATGTTGCCACGTCGCTGCGATATACGATGATGAGGCCAACCATATCCTGGGATTGGACGGCGAAAAGGAATCGGTCATCTACATGTCGTGTGTCGGAAGACCGAGATGA